The sequence taattcatcaatatttctaattaatatctatatagaaattattttaggtattattgatattttaattatggtgtttaaaaatattttgtggaataaattaattgatgtgaataaaataataaaaaatattccgagaatattttttttagtgtaaAATTTAGAGTTAATGAGTTGAAGATGAGTTTTGAATTTGGTTCAGAAATTACACTATTTTGTAGTTAGTGTGACACAAAGATAGCATAATGGGTTGAAGATGGCCTCGTTGATTGCAAAAGGTCAAAAATTTTACTACTCGAAATCACAATCCGTGATTGGCAGTTTATTGTTTGGAACCATATTTTTTACATGTCTAAGAACTACGATATCACACTTTCCAACAATGaatctcaaaatttattgtttttgaaaataattttcgaCAATTTTATGCTTTCTCGTATTTCCAAAACATAATGTTAATGGTCAACAATCTTACTACTCGGAATCACAATCCGTAACCAGTAGTCTATATATTGTGTGGAACCATTTCTTTTCCACGAATTTTTCTATCTTTAATTTCCATGGTTTTATTGGTTAGTAGTGTAAGAACTACTTGGAACTAAGGGTGGTTCGGTACAGTATACCGCGGTATTCAAAAAATACtgcatatcgtaccgaaaatttcggtatactgACATGAAATTTCGGTATAACATAAATCCAtatcgataccgtaccgaatatcAAAAtttggtacggtatcggtatgataccgcGTGTACCGAtttttttaaactatttttttaaaaaaaatatcggtGTACGCGGTATCATATCGATACCGCGTATATCGACTTTTTTTTCTGTATACCGAAATACCAAAAATTGAAAATCTTATATCGAAACCGATATATATATACgatttttttcgatatggtaTAGACGATATGACgacattttgatatttttttcaaGACCTACTTGGAACCAATCATTTCCCCATATCACGTACACTTTCCAGCTATGGATCCCAAATTTATTGACTCCTACAACTATTTTCGCCAAATTTAAGGTAGGGTTGTTCGATAAAAACGGATAGATGAGATCCTAGCATATGGGTAATACACAAACCATGCATCCAATGGTTACTATTTTTACACATAgacgtaattaattatatattgttgacgtgacaaatcatgtgacattagatctatcattggaaTAATATACATATGGTAGATTAAAATCTACCATAAGAACGTCATTATTAtccaaaaaattattacttgaGAGAACAAAGCCCGGACCATTTTTGCTTGGAAACTATTTTACGAAACCTTTTTTCGTTTAAGGAAATATTTTCCCAATTTTCCttcaaaaaaaactattttcccaattttaattataatatataattatttaacaaaattattAAAGTTTACCTAAAATATGATCATTCAAAATGTATGCAACACAACTGTGTAACCAATTCAGAAGTTTGTTTCAAAATTCTTCTCTCCAATAGGAGGAATTGATTCCGTTTCCGCTCATATTTAATTAAGAAACCCTATAAATTAGAAGCATGCATGTATTAAAACATTCccacaaaaaaaatttctccaAATAATGAcgcttaaatattttcagctcttATTTTGCATCACTTTATTTTCCCTAGTTTCTTCTAACATTGGCCATGCCACGGGACATGCGACACATGACAAAAATCTCCCCGCACCATACGATTTCATCAAACACTTGGAAGGGTGTCACAAGGGAAACAAATCAAAAGGGATCCACCGGCTCAAGAACTACCTTCAAAAGTTTGGTTATCTAAGCATATACCCGGGGCATGGCGACGACGACACTTTTGACGTCGCCCTCGAGTCCGCCGTCAAAACCTACCAAAGCTACTTCCATATCAATCCGTCCGGGACACTGGATGCTAAAACGGTGTCGAAAATGGTAGCACCTCGATGCGGAATGCGCGATATATTCGAATTGACCAACTCTGATTCTCATGTCATTCAAGATGCCGTGCCACACTATAGCTTTTTCCCAAATCGTCCAACGTGGCCCCTTGATAAAAGACACTTGACCTATCACATTTTACCCAATACACCGAGAATCGCGGTCAATCCTGTGAGACGGGCCTTTAACAAGTGGGCATCCGCCACTCATTTCACGTTTTCACAGGCCCAAAGCAATAAAGGTGCTGATTTAGTCATTGGGTTTTTCCGGGGCGAGCATGGAGACGGTGGCACGTTCGATGGTCCGGGTGGTATCGTGGCCCACGCTTTCGCGCCGACGAATGGGAGGTTCCATTATGATGCGGACGAACGTTGGGTCGATGGGTCAGTCACGGGAGCAGTCGACCTCGAAACGGTGGCAATTCACGAAATCGGGCACCTTCTTGGACTTGGACATAGCTCGGTTCAAGAAGCCATTATGTACCCAATCGTCCTTCCTGGAGTGAGGAAAAATTTGCATGCAGATGACATTCGGGGAATCCGAGCTTTATATAAGGTTTAAAATAACAAcgttaatatattttatttacaaatataTATGCGATTGAAGGTTGCAATATATAAGTTTTTACATATGTATCGAAAATTGTAACTCTTGTTTAGACATATGAAATGTAATCTTTATAAATCATGAAATAAAAGGTATTGCTTGCATAAgttttttgtttattatttcattttttgcTTTGCTTGAATTAAATGCATTTGACATGAATGTGTTTATATATGTTGCCCTTTTGATATTCAACTAACAAAATCAAGGAAGAGgctaactaaaaaaaattataaccaTTGGAAGTGCTAAAATTATTAAAGGTAAATTTGTCAGTGGAATCATAATTTAAGCAGTAAAAAAAGAATTTACATAAACAATAATTTCtatattttacacacacgttAATCTATATATTACCAATTAAAGTTAAACCTCTCATACTAATCAACTTTTATTTAGTATGGTGAAACTTTTTtataattctcaaaatttcCTTTCACCATTGAATTCCATTTTAATAAAAATCTCTTTTTATCCTATGATCCTataatttcaatttcaaaaatcaataaatttaattcaatttttttaaaaaatattttttcctatATTTTTGTACGAATCATATCATATGCATCGTGTGTCTTATAACGTGATAATATAAATGAATGATATTATACACCAAGTGTGCGTGCCTAAGGCAGGCTGCCAGGCAAACTGATAGTATCTATATAATTATTCTGATTTGTTCTTGTGGTATATGACCATTTTACATATGCCAATATATACTACCATTATCCtactaaataaattaattttcaaattataatACTACCCCAATTTCACAAATAAATTACACATACATGAATAGTATCTCTTATATTGAGATTGACTCACGGATTTATATCCATGAGACAAGTCAATCTGATTcatattttcaataaaaaataatatttttgttatatGAAGTGATATTTTTCATTGGTACGTAGGATCAAATAGGAGATTCATCTTTGACTAATGAGAGCTTCTGATAAAAATTTTCTTGTTTATATTGGgccaaaaaataaatttatatttgagaaataaaatttcaaGAGATGAAGGATTAAtactaaattttattaataaatttatcaagaagtcaggaataattaaaaaaaattatattaagcctctgaaaaataaatttttatgatacgtatgaaaaataattttaatatttatttttctttacaaaataaaaacaagaaatttATAACAAAATTGTGGATATAACCATGACTATCGTGGTCGTGACTCGTGAACGTGATCATGATTGTGGACGTGGTTGAGGACGTTTTCATCCATATGATCGTACCTAGGCTTGGAAAAAACCTCGTTATTATAATGAAGAGATATAACGCACAACCTTGTGCTTTGTTTGTGATGGAAGAGGAAATAAGGCAACAAATTGTTGTGAAAAACTACCTAATCCAAGTTTGCAGCTTGCTACTTCattcaatcaattaatttaatttcattattattcgtctattttatttttttcagaatttaatttttataagaaAACTAAAccctcttattttattttatttttttttatcgtttttaaattttttgtacaataaattcattttttttcgtTCCCACGATGTATCGTATTTATGCtactaaatattaattaattttattgtgtgattaaaaataataatcaaaatGGTTCAAGTAAATTAGAAATGGACCCCAAACGAAACATCAAGATTTCATAAATTTTGGAACTTTCATTTGAGTCATTTAACATGTTTAAATTTCAGGGATAAGAAAGAATAATAACCTGTCAAATGCTTTCGTTTTGTTAGATGATAATGAATGGCTTGACGAAttgttttcttaaaaaatattatttgaaaaaaaaaaaaacaaagccgATAATTAGacgattaaattttttaattcattaaCATGCCGAAGAAGAAGCAGCGGTGAGAGAGTCAATTTAACttgtaataattttttcataataattaaaaatatatcattattTTAACAACATATTTCTATTATTTTATCGTAACTAATCGGAATCGGAAAAATGTATCATTATGAAAATAATtgtaacaaaaaatattatagcATTCGCTACAAAGGAGTAAAATTGCCAAAATGTTCATAGTTTTGTATCACTTTATTTTTCCTAGTTTATTCTAATATTGGCCATGTCACGAGACATgcgccaaaaaataaaaaataaaaaaatacactcGATTCCCAATCGAGTTCATCTTTTTTCTGCATACATTTTTCTTTCCTCATTTCCGGAAgttcaaaatcattttgaagtTTATCGTGTTATTAATTTGGAGTGCTCTTGTTACAAAACGAAAGTCGTTGTAACCTAGAAAACAATTATCTTATTATATAAACACCGTGTTTTGGGAAGATTTGATCTAAAAATATAGAATATTGAACCCTAATTACTCAACTTTATAAGCACTGTGTTTGTGATACCTGGATGGAAGGGGATCGGAAGGCAACAAATTGTTGTGAAAAACTATTGAAACCAATTAAGGTTGGCTTGCTActttatttaatcaatttaatttcaTGATAAttcgtttattttatttttttcagaatttatttttaataaaaccccctattttatttgttattttaattttaaatttttagaacAATATATTCATATTTCTTGGTGGGAACGATCGATCCTACTTATGCtactatatattaattaattttattgtaTCATTTGTATGATGTTAATTTGAGCGTGacacaattaattaatttcttggattttaaaaagaaaaagaaaaagaaaaagaaaagaaaagaatcaaaATGGTTCAAGTAAATTAGAAATGGACCCCAAACGAGACATCAAgattttataaattttggaACTTTCATTTGAGTCATTTAACATTAAACATGTTTAAATTTCAGGGATAAGAAAGAATAACGACCTGAAAATTTGCTTTTGTTTTGTTAGATGATAATGAATGACTTGACGAATTgtttcttaaaaaatattatttgagacaaaaaaaaaaaaaaaaaaaaacggaaaacaaaaacaaagccgattttttttttacgtACAGTAACAAAGCCGATAATTAGACTGATTAAATTCGTTTATCATTAAGATGCTGAAGAAGAAGGCTGAGAGTCAATTTAACTGTAATAATTTTTTCATGATAACTAATGctgtaatataattattttaacaacatatttatattattttattgtaaCTAATCGGATAAATGTATCATTATGAAAATAATTGTAACAAAATATATTGTAGCACTTGCTACAAAAGAGTAAAATTGCCAAAATGTTCATACCATGGGAGCCAAGGATAAAAATGTTTCTTTTaataaattcaattcaatttcaTGATAAttcgtttattttattttttcagaaTTAATTTTAAGAAAACCCtcctcttttatttttattgcttttaaatttttagaaaaatagaTTCATATTTCTTCGTGGGAACCATCTATCCTACTTATGCtactatatattaattaattttattgtgTGGGGTTAATTTAAGCGTGATACGACTAATCATTATCAACATCTTGTAATGTCGCAAATTCGATGACTATCCCGATTGTATCAAGATGGAttttttcagcgtgcttatgttttcactcacacgcaccctgagaaattTTTTAGGGGTCACacatcctatatataattttcTCAAGTCAAGCACGTTTCACTTTAGAATTTTTATGTGATGAGTATCCAAAAATAATAAGGTGTGAGTGAGTACATAAGCACATTGGAAAAACTAGCTAGTATTTTTCTTGATATAATAGGAACAATTGTCGAATTTGTGACGTTACTGAAATGGACCCCAAACGAAAAATCACGATTTCATAAATTTTGGAACTTTTATTTGATTCAATATTTAACATGTTTAAATTTCAAGGAAATTAAAGAAAGAATAATGACCTGACAAATTGCTTTCGTTTTGTTTGATGATAACGAATGACCTGAcgaattgttttttaaaaaatattatttgacaaAAACAAATCCAATAATTAgacgattaattttttttttctgcctATAAATACAAGCATATATACATTACAACATAATTAAATTTCAGTAAACATCGATTGTCTTCCTTTTTCTTCTTCACTATTTTCAGCTCATATTTTGTATCACCTTATTTTTCCTAGTCTCTTCTAACATTGGCCATGACACATGCGCCAGATGAAAAAAATCTCCATTCCCCTTTCAAGTACGTCGAACACTTGAAAGGATGTCACAAGGGgaacaaataaaaagaaatcCAGCAACTCAAGAACTACCTTAAAGAATTTGGTTATCTTGACTTAGACCAATCCCATGCCGCCCCCGACATCTTCGACGACGCCTGCGAGTCCGCCGTCAAAACCTACCAAAGAAATTTCAACATCACTCCGACCGGGATACTGGATGTTAGAACGGTGTCGAAATTGGTCGAACCTCGATGCGGCATTGCCTGATATAGTTAGAGGCTCCAACTCCATGCGAGGAGCGCTAGCTCATGATGATCATTGGGAAAAACACGACTCCACAAATGGCTCTTCTATCCACACAGTGTCACACTATAGCTTTTTTCGAAATAGGCCAAGATGGCCACGTGCAAAAAGACATTTTACCTATAAAATTTTACGCAATGCACCAAGTATTGCGGCCCGGCCCGTGAGACGGGCCTTCAACAAATTGTCATCCGTGTCTCGTTTCACATTTTCACGGGTCCGAGTCAATCGACGTGCTGATTTAGTTATCGGGTTTTTCGGGGGTAATCACGACAATGCTGAAAACCCTTTCGATGGTCGGGGCGGTATCCTAGCCCATGCTTTCGCGCCGACGGACGGGAGCCATTATGTACCCAACCATCCCTGATGGAGCGAGAAAGAATTTGCATGCAGATAACATTCGGGGAATCGGAGCTTTATATAATTGATTGATGtttaaaataacatatcattaatattttataatatgcGACTTGAAGGTTGCAATAAGTTTTTACATGCTATATCTCGAAAATTGTAATTCCTATTTCCTCGTGTGGTTCACTTTAAAGCTTGTTTTCCCTCTTGTTTATAGGTCGACAaataaattgtaatatttatgaaatcattaattaaataaaacgtATTGTTtgcttaagtttttttttttaatttcattttttgCTTTGCTTTAATTAAATGCATTTGGCAATTGGCATGACCCTGTTTATTTGTTTCCTTTTTTGATATTCCACTGACAATTTCAACTTTCAAGGAAGAGGCTAACTAACAATATTTCTAACCATTGGAAATGCTAAAATTATTTGAAGTTAAATTTGGCATTGGAATCAGAAATGTAAGCatagaaaaaatattatataaacaataatttatatatttacagGCACATTAATCTATACTATGAGTTTTAATATGACGAGCACCTCTTATATATGAGCATTTATGTGAATATCGCTGACGTTACTTCATGTACATCCAATAGGTGAACGTCATATAAGTCAATATTCACATACACGTTCACGATTGATGCTCATTATATCAAAATTCACTATACTATATATTACTTAAATTATATATACCTAGCTCTTATACTCACCAATTCCCAAAATGTCCTCCATCACttaatttcttattttataAATCTATTTTCATCTTATCTCTTTTTTCTCCCATGATCCTATAATTACAACTTCAAAAATGGATAACATTagttccaattttttttaaaaatatttttttcctttattttttttatcattcccAACGTGTGTCATAACGTCATATATCTTCCCCTGTATATAAAAAATCTGCTATTTCGACATTTCTAATTATAATTTAGTCTCTCGATAATTTTTACAACTATGATATTActcttatttgaatataaattaaattaattataaaaatattatacaaacaCACAATGCGTATATTAATACACTAGTATGAATTAAATTACACACCTAGTGTACTGTGTATGCATGCATATGACATATTTATTTCTACTCTCTCCGTCCCCTAAAAAaagttatatattatatcataatttcTACTCCCTCCATATCCTAAAAAAggttataaattatattattattctaTACgttaaaaagaaaattttagtggTAACTATGGTTCTTTTTGGACGTgtacttataaaatatttttatttaagtattttaaaaaaatatttataaaatattttaaaagttgctTTAAAGATAATAagtgtttggacaactattctataaaaatattttaacattttaaaagTAATGTTGTTCATTTTTGCCTCAGTACATAGTTTCATTCTGAAAATAAACACATCtcatgtatttttaaaaaaactatacTTTGagtttcttcaaaaaaaaaaaaaactatacttAGAAAAacactttttcaaaaatatttttcaaaaattttatccaacaaaacacatactttaagattttttatttataaacattaaaaacattttaaaatacatatccaaacataatctaaaattaatgtttttagaACTCCAAATTTTCATACATCGATATATCACTATTAAATCTCACCGAGACTAGTGTTTATTTCAGTTTGCACTTATAtagtttttgttttattattctcatattatattattgatttcattTGTTTGCACTCAATTTTAGTTGTTGTTGTAGGTCCTAGGTAACGGGGACATGAAGCACAAAGGATGTTTTGGAATAATTTTAAGTTCAGAATTTGAAGCATATGGATGTTGCTATATTCTACAAGAAGTTATAAATTGAAAATTAGaccttaaaatttattttccatATTGATATGACCTCTCTGACATCCTATAGTGTATGCGTCAAAGTTTTTACATTTTTAACTATTGGTTTTCTTTCACTGTCTTCTTCGTCATTGATCTTTAATCATattatatatttgttatttttaacatttatttAATGGTTTCTTTAGTATTTTAATATTTGTATGTTGCGGGATATTACCAaattttatgtattatattaCATGTACAAGGCATGTGCGCAGTGCTGGAATAAATTGAATTGGTAGAAAAAGTCCAGTCCAATTATCCAAAATAGAACTTGCAGTTTGGGGTCTTTTAGTggaaaattggattttatattataaagattatataatatttatttctgGTCTTTGGCGGAGACTTGAGCGGCGGAGCAACCACCAATCACTGCTCACTTTGCAAATCTCCATCGGGCGATGGCAGACCACcgtcaccaccaccaccacgaaCACCGGCCACATCGCATATCACTTCCCCCGCGCGCCGCCATCCCCACCACCACTAGTAGCACCCCCCGCCCATCCCACCCCTTCTTCCGTTACCCTCCTTCAACCCCAACGCCTACCCCCTCCAAACAACGTCTCCCAATTTCCAGACCCTCCGCCGCCGCCACCTCCTTCTCTTTCCTCTTTCTGCTCCTCTTCTCCCTCCGCTCCCTCTACTCCCTCCTCCCATTCCTCCGCTCATCTCCCCCCTCTTTTTccatcttccctttctcttttctCGTTTCCCTCCTCTCTTTTCTCCTCACCCTTTCGTTCTCTCTTTTTGCCTCGAGCTTTGCTAAGAATTCTTCTTACCTAAAATCTCAAAGGCCCATTTTTTCCCTCACTTCAATAACCCAATCCCAGCTCAAACTCCTCGTCGCCAAATCAATCCTTCTTGCGGTTGTTTTTTTACTTAGATTTCAGGCGTTACGATATTGTGGCACGGCAGCAATGATTTTAGCTGAGTTATCTGGTAATGTGGTGTCGCGCTTTATGACAGATGGTAAAGATCGGAGCTTTGTTAATGTGAATTCGATTGGATCGTCGAAGGTGCGAGGATTCATTGCTTTGTTTTCTGGGTT comes from Henckelia pumila isolate YLH828 chromosome 4, ASM3356847v2, whole genome shotgun sequence and encodes:
- the LOC140865952 gene encoding metalloendoproteinase 2-MMP-like; this encodes MTLKYFQLLFCITLFSLVSSNIGHATGHATHDKNLPAPYDFIKHLEGCHKGNKSKGIHRLKNYLQKFGYLSIYPGHGDDDTFDVALESAVKTYQSYFHINPSGTLDAKTVSKMVAPRCGMRDIFELTNSDSHVIQDAVPHYSFFPNRPTWPLDKRHLTYHILPNTPRIAVNPVRRAFNKWASATHFTFSQAQSNKGADLVIGFFRGEHGDGGTFDGPGGIVAHAFAPTNGRFHYDADERWVDGSVTGAVDLETVAIHEIGHLLGLGHSSVQEAIMYPIVLPGVRKNLHADDIRGIRALYKV